Proteins from a genomic interval of Nitrospina gracilis Nb-211:
- a CDS encoding sensor histidine kinase: MVYLKWKVKAMKELDLFKRQKLSRISDSFPEAIYITDPDGVISHVNPAFELLTGFRADDVVGKSDRILKSGHHPESFYNSVWEVLMSGNIWSGQMVSRKRDGAAFPADVTIFPIADPADRISHFVAILHGTTDQLQAHEETLRRNMEYTALHNVSKILQTHDPLPQMLSRAVEEIIRLSELRIEYKAGVFIADHENQVLRLFTTVGDFPEEFHRLDAEVPFGECLCGRVAMSGEMLVSNNCFSDPRHERKYDGMTAHGHYIIPLKSRDKLVGVLFLYTSSNPSWYERSPEILKSMGGLIADAIEHRRAEAIIQEQNETLTKMNDLKNKFLGIAAHDLRNPVYVIRTFSEALRDECAQGVSDKHRRYFDKIYNASGHMIHLLENLLDISKIEQGKIEINRMMQDINPIIEEQVSLNQIVANKKNIRIRQNLAEVPPFRFDKDALIQAINNFLSNAIKFSPPDSTVLVSTELQGDKIQFSVKDEGAGLSEEEQKLLFGEFQTLSSKPTGQEKVTGLGLAIVKKIITLHGGEVGVVSRSGKGSTFYFLLPVK, translated from the coding sequence ATGGTGTATCTCAAGTGGAAAGTGAAAGCCATGAAAGAGCTGGATCTTTTTAAAAGGCAGAAGTTGTCACGGATTTCGGATTCGTTTCCGGAGGCGATTTACATCACCGATCCGGACGGCGTTATCAGCCACGTCAATCCCGCCTTTGAACTGCTCACCGGGTTTCGCGCGGATGATGTGGTGGGGAAAAGCGACCGCATTTTAAAGAGCGGACACCACCCGGAGAGTTTTTACAATAGCGTATGGGAAGTGCTCATGTCGGGCAACATCTGGAGCGGACAGATGGTGAGCCGGAAGCGGGATGGAGCGGCCTTTCCCGCGGATGTGACCATCTTTCCCATAGCGGACCCCGCCGACCGCATATCCCACTTTGTCGCCATTCTGCATGGCACTACCGACCAGCTTCAGGCTCACGAGGAAACCCTGCGCCGCAACATGGAATACACCGCACTCCACAATGTGTCCAAAATCCTGCAGACGCATGACCCGCTTCCGCAAATGCTGAGCCGCGCGGTGGAGGAGATCATCAGGTTGAGCGAGTTGAGGATCGAATACAAGGCGGGGGTGTTCATCGCCGACCATGAAAACCAGGTCCTGCGCCTGTTCACCACCGTCGGCGATTTCCCTGAAGAGTTTCATCGCCTGGATGCGGAGGTGCCTTTCGGCGAATGCCTGTGCGGCCGTGTGGCGATGAGCGGGGAGATGCTGGTCAGCAATAACTGCTTTTCTGATCCGCGTCACGAACGGAAATACGACGGGATGACTGCGCACGGCCATTACATCATCCCTCTCAAAAGCCGGGACAAGCTGGTGGGCGTCCTGTTTCTATACACCTCATCCAATCCTTCCTGGTACGAACGGAGCCCGGAGATTTTGAAGTCGATGGGCGGACTGATTGCCGACGCCATCGAGCACCGCCGGGCCGAGGCCATCATTCAGGAACAGAACGAAACGCTGACAAAAATGAACGATCTCAAAAACAAGTTTCTGGGTATTGCGGCGCACGACCTGCGCAACCCGGTTTACGTCATACGCACGTTCAGCGAGGCATTGCGGGATGAATGCGCGCAGGGCGTGAGTGACAAGCATCGCAGATACTTTGACAAAATCTACAATGCCAGCGGCCACATGATTCATCTCCTGGAGAACCTGCTGGACATTTCCAAGATCGAACAGGGGAAAATTGAGATCAACCGGATGATGCAGGACATCAACCCGATTATCGAGGAACAGGTGAGCCTCAATCAGATCGTGGCCAACAAGAAAAACATCCGCATTCGGCAGAACCTGGCGGAAGTGCCGCCGTTTCGTTTCGACAAGGACGCCCTGATCCAGGCCATCAATAATTTTCTGAGCAATGCCATCAAGTTCTCGCCACCCGATTCAACCGTGCTGGTTTCCACCGAGTTGCAGGGGGACAAGATTCAGTTTTCAGTCAAAGACGAAGGCGCGGGACTATCTGAAGAAGAACAGAAGCTGTTGTTCGGGGAGTTCCAGACGCTGAGCAGCAAGCCGACCGGGCAGGAAAAAGTGACAGGGCTCGGCCTCGCCATCGTGAAGAAGATCATCACCCTGCATGGCGGCGAAGTGGGCGTGG
- a CDS encoding OmpP1/FadL family transporter, with product MKRIICMLGHVCASFILISFIPAPAVQAEAFRILDQGASATGQGTAFSAQADDPSAIHFNPAGIARLSGIQVSGGMILVGGSTTFTRFNGSKTKGTLDGTIAYPPPSHFYLTSDLKSLGIESVEGVAVGLGITSPFGLINQYPDQGPFNTVSTRNQLSLVDFKPTVAYALHDRVSIGGGLDIYTFFDFIGEGHLEQKLNAGPEFGPLGIPLGTPLELNGKDSGVGFNVGILYTAIWDEDRQPVLNLAFVYRSRVTLDLEGAFLVAGNKAADAFAKLELPQIFTGAIAYWPLRDRQREWKLEVDVEYADWSSLKDIDVTLSNGATLPFPLHWKGAWLWMLGTEYKWRYWLNQPGWTAAARAGYVRSESPVPEFTFSPAVPDSEYNAYSVGFGWMCEKQGSFFGWFQCGGKNKKEFSLEGVGLDMAYQVVAYDSRPINRNRRPAVIGRWDTTFHVGVVTFRLLF from the coding sequence ATGAAACGCATTATTTGCATGCTCGGTCATGTATGCGCCTCTTTCATACTGATTAGTTTCATTCCCGCACCTGCTGTTCAGGCCGAAGCATTCCGGATTCTGGATCAGGGGGCTTCGGCCACCGGACAGGGCACCGCTTTCTCTGCGCAGGCGGACGATCCCTCGGCGATTCATTTCAATCCCGCAGGTATCGCCCGCCTTTCCGGTATTCAGGTTTCCGGCGGGATGATTCTGGTCGGGGGGAGCACCACTTTCACCCGTTTCAATGGCAGTAAGACCAAAGGCACTCTGGACGGAACCATTGCGTATCCCCCGCCTTCGCATTTTTATCTGACGTCGGACTTGAAGAGTCTCGGCATCGAATCCGTGGAAGGGGTGGCGGTCGGCCTGGGCATCACCTCGCCTTTCGGATTGATCAACCAATATCCGGATCAGGGGCCTTTCAATACCGTATCCACGCGCAACCAGCTTTCGTTGGTCGATTTCAAACCGACCGTGGCTTATGCCCTGCACGACCGGGTTTCCATCGGAGGGGGGTTGGACATTTACACATTTTTCGATTTCATCGGCGAAGGCCACCTGGAGCAGAAGCTGAATGCAGGACCGGAATTTGGTCCATTGGGCATTCCATTGGGTACGCCTCTGGAGTTGAACGGCAAGGACTCGGGTGTGGGATTCAACGTGGGAATCCTTTATACGGCGATTTGGGATGAAGACCGCCAGCCGGTGCTCAACCTGGCGTTTGTGTACCGCAGTCGGGTGACGCTGGATCTGGAAGGAGCCTTTTTGGTTGCGGGAAACAAAGCCGCGGATGCCTTCGCCAAATTGGAGTTGCCACAGATATTCACCGGAGCGATAGCGTACTGGCCTCTCCGTGACCGGCAGCGTGAATGGAAACTGGAAGTCGATGTGGAATATGCGGACTGGAGTTCGCTCAAGGATATCGATGTGACTCTGTCCAATGGCGCGACGCTTCCGTTTCCGTTGCACTGGAAGGGCGCGTGGCTCTGGATGCTGGGCACCGAGTACAAATGGCGCTACTGGTTGAACCAGCCCGGTTGGACCGCGGCGGCGCGGGCGGGTTACGTTCGCTCGGAGTCTCCGGTGCCGGAGTTCACCTTCTCGCCTGCGGTGCCGGACTCCGAATACAACGCGTACTCTGTCGGGTTCGGGTGGATGTGTGAAAAGCAGGGAAGTTTTTTCGGCTGGTTCCAATGCGGCGGTAAAAACAAAAAAGAGTTCTCGCTGGAAGGAGTGGGGCTGGATATGGCGTACCAGGTGGTGGCGTACGACTCGCGGCCCATCAACCGCAACCGCCGGCCGGCTGTCATCGGTCGTTGGGACACGACCTTTCACGTTGGTGTGGTGACTTTCCGGTTGCTGTTTTGA
- a CDS encoding helix-turn-helix transcriptional regulator yields the protein MVQNSCPVSIPEKDYLAILDTITQFHGCDTREALRGVFSSHVLPLFEADSALYGWINMDFTSKSLGQVGLVDCVGVPQEDFNQLSDSIPYIKSIPTMLERVARPVVAVDVDIPREVFVKEKDQFFAENPEYVRDSWLYLNPIANFLATFDQPEITHGLGIHRHAPIEEVDQYDKNFTLRDIRVLELLRPHLLQTIKTIILNDELKRYRSLVDALVDVPTGIALFHSNMRVLFCNRVFSEVVGVSTGQMIPPELMRILSREISRFEPPYEIQSSPVELVFYQLPEGVFRLNLCMLERKNWGQDPCWLLQMKPVEDPYSLRNLAMQEAGLDKVQMEISCLVLDGMEPVAIAARLFISPENVQENIKQIYEKLGVQTREQFFSRMNLPNE from the coding sequence ATGGTTCAAAATTCTTGTCCTGTCTCCATACCGGAAAAAGATTATCTCGCCATTCTCGATACCATCACCCAGTTCCATGGGTGCGACACGCGGGAAGCGCTTCGCGGTGTGTTTAGCAGTCACGTGCTTCCCTTGTTCGAAGCGGACTCCGCACTGTATGGCTGGATCAACATGGATTTCACCAGCAAGTCGCTGGGGCAGGTGGGCCTGGTGGATTGTGTCGGCGTGCCGCAGGAAGACTTCAACCAGCTTTCCGATTCCATTCCTTACATCAAATCCATCCCCACCATGCTGGAACGGGTGGCCCGCCCGGTGGTGGCGGTGGATGTGGACATTCCCCGTGAAGTGTTTGTTAAAGAAAAGGACCAGTTCTTCGCAGAAAATCCGGAGTATGTCCGCGATTCGTGGCTGTACCTGAACCCGATCGCCAATTTCCTGGCAACGTTCGATCAGCCGGAAATCACGCATGGCTTGGGCATTCACCGGCACGCGCCGATCGAAGAGGTGGATCAATACGACAAGAACTTCACCCTGCGCGATATAAGAGTGCTGGAACTTCTTCGGCCCCACCTGTTGCAGACCATCAAGACCATTATCCTGAATGACGAATTGAAGCGATACCGTTCGCTGGTGGACGCATTGGTGGATGTGCCTACGGGCATTGCGTTGTTTCACTCCAACATGCGGGTTCTGTTCTGCAACCGGGTGTTCAGTGAGGTGGTGGGGGTGAGCACCGGGCAAATGATTCCACCGGAGTTGATGCGCATTCTCAGCCGGGAAATCTCCCGGTTCGAACCGCCATACGAAATTCAGAGTTCTCCCGTGGAACTCGTTTTCTACCAATTGCCGGAAGGGGTCTTTCGTCTCAACCTGTGCATGCTGGAAAGGAAAAACTGGGGCCAGGACCCGTGCTGGCTGTTGCAGATGAAGCCGGTGGAAGACCCTTATTCTCTGCGTAACCTCGCCATGCAGGAGGCGGGATTGGACAAAGTGCAGATGGAAATTTCCTGCCTGGTTCTGGATGGCATGGAGCCGGTGGCCATTGCCGCGCGCCTGTTCATCAGTCCGGAGAATGTTCAGGAAAATATAAAACAGATTTATGAAAAGCTTGGCGTTCAAACCCGGGAACAGTTTTTTTCGAGAATGAACCTGCCGAATGAATGA